The following are from one region of the Carassius auratus strain Wakin chromosome 43, ASM336829v1, whole genome shotgun sequence genome:
- the LOC113061206 gene encoding LOW QUALITY PROTEIN: leucine-rich repeat-containing protein 49 (The sequence of the model RefSeq protein was modified relative to this genomic sequence to represent the inferred CDS: inserted 1 base in 1 codon; deleted 2 bases in 2 codons), whose protein sequence is MNILDDTGSDIHLAELDGLTLRLFGPGXLETLDRCWGVQTAASVTAVAFRYMHFDSIIPMFPRIRLKFPNLTHLMFMETSITHLPQLAALAQVRRLEQITVDPEGNPVVRLTLWRSFLIYRLQHLNLQKINGTEVTMNEVIASERMFGALGHVAATETPRCRLLLLLEESRKRQLQFLLDGRGRRSGQSPDDLKENGKQLGDTLSRALFSYPSRLSDSPEEGGADASERSEMVQQYLRGLIHRASAHCVKADALQKLWPSLFSEIVRDCVLEMRDRQAFRQTRLQRLHSQSQT, encoded by the exons atgaacatcttggatgacacgggg TCTGACATTCACCTGGCGGAGCTGGACGGCTTGACGCTGCGTCTGTTCGGCCCCG CCCTGGAGACTCTGGATCGCTGCTGGGGCGTTCAGACGGCCGCGAGCGTCACCGCCGTCGCCTTCAGATACATGCACTTCGACTCCATCATTCCCATGTTTCCT CGCATCCGCCTCAAGTTCCCAAACCTCACG CACCTGATGTTCATGGAGACGAGCATCACTCATCTCCCTCAGCTGGCGGCTCTGGCTCAGGTGCGGCGTCTGGAGCAGATCACTGTTGATCCCGAGGGGAATCCTGTGGTGAGACTGACGCTCTGGAGATCCTTCCTCATCTACAGACTGCAGCACCTCAACCTGCAGAAGATCAACGGCACCGAG gtcACCATGAATGAGGTCATAGCCTCGGAGCGGATGTTCGGTGCTCTGGGTCACGTCGCTGCTACAGAAACG CCACGCTGccgcctgctgctgctgctggaggagtccag GAAGCGGCAGCTGCAGTTCCTGCTGGACGGACGCGGACGCAGAAGCGGTCAGAGTCCAGACGACCTGAAGGAGAACGGCAAACAGCTGGGAGACACTTTGAGCCGAGCTCTCTTCAGCTACCCCAGCAGACTCTCTGACAGCCCCGAG gagggCGGCGCTGACGCCTCGGAGCGCTCAGAGATGGTGCAGCAGTATCTTCGAGGGCTGATCCACAGAGCATCCGCTCACTGCGTGAAGGCAGACGCTCTGCAGAAGCTCTGGCCGTCGCTCTTCAGTGAGATCGTGAGAGACTGTGTTCTGGAGATGAGAGACAGACAGGCCTTCAGACAgacacgcctccagcggctccacagccaatcacagacatga
- the LOC113061208 gene encoding thrombospondin type-1 domain-containing protein 4-like, with protein sequence MRAALNISVALVLFPIFMCHQTTRQSGSEGAAWRSWSSWGSWGECSRSCGRGVQEQTRVCLTQYPASQNTPNPRRLSPGTYGWRRANSSRISPGTYGYRTMLYSTPLQKESSRTAHKQRRSASNVPHRSYRTHQRSPYQNTRSHTATQHTRALMNTAAVQSPAPNPCPGAPNRHKICYSTACPSPSRPIRELQCSAFNTQLFMGRFYQWEPFNDVSSEQSCELNCRAVGFRFYVRQADRVMDGTPCGQNQTSVCVAGHCQLTEISRQIQSFKISSSGNEEDL encoded by the exons ATGAGAGCGGCTCTGAACATCAG tgtCGCTCTGGTTCTGTTTCCGATCTTCATGTGTCATCAGACAACAAGGCAG AGCGGTTCTGAAGGAGCGGCGTGGAGGTCGTGGAGCTCGTGGGGTTCGTGGGGCGAGTGTTCGCGCTCCTGCGGCCGAGGAGTTCAGGAACAGACCAGAGTCTGTCTGACACAGTATCCAGCGTCACAGAACACGCCGAACCCGAGACGCCTGAGCCCCGGCACGTACGGATGGAG GCGAGCGAACAGTAGCCGCATCAGTCCAGGGACGTACGGATACAGAACGATGCTGTATTCAACGCCTCTTCAGAAAGAATCCAGCCGAACGGCACACAAACAGAGACGATCAGCATCAAACGTCCCACACCGGAGCTACAGGACTCATCAGAGAAGCCCGTATCAAAACACTCGCTCTCACACAGCCACCCAACACACCCGAGCGCTGATGAACACCGCAGCCGTGCAGAGCCCAGCACCAAACCCCTGCCCTGGAGCCCCGAACCGGCACAAGATCTGCTACAGCACG GCCTGTCCGTCACCCAGCAGACCAATCAGAGAGCTGCAATGCTCCGCCTTCAACACGCAGCTCTTCATGGGACGATTCTACCAGTGGGAACCTTTTAATGATG TTTCCAGCGAGCAGAGCTGTGAGCTCAACTGCCGCGCCGTCGGCTTCCGTTTCTACGTGCGTCAGGCGGACAGAGTCATGGACGGCACTCCATGTGGACAGAACcagacgtctgtgtgtgtggCAGGACACTGTCAG